The following are encoded together in the Pan troglodytes isolate AG18354 chromosome 6, NHGRI_mPanTro3-v2.0_pri, whole genome shotgun sequence genome:
- the GHRHR gene encoding growth hormone-releasing hormone receptor isoform X7, translating to MDRRMWGAHVFCVLSPLPTQVLGHMHPECDFITQLREDESACLQAAEEMPNTTLGCPTTWDGLLCWPTAGSGEWVTLPCPDFFSHFSSESGAVKRDCTITGWSEPFPPYPVACPVPLELLAEEESYFSTVKIIYTMGHSISIVALFVAITILVALRRLHCPRNYVHTQLFATFILKAGAVFLKDAALFHSDDTDHCSFSTVMAMGEGAGQVGERGGSMQGLCGRLPFRHHDQLQLAVGRSRLPDLPPGLHLPQLKESLLVAGSRWLGAARALHWHVGELQTGLRGHRVLGPGRHLPLLVDHQRAHCPLGWGELWAFSQYYPHPGEETGASSGQSPYPVSVLASLQVDTFPDPTLWNSLHHLQLPARQCWPGHPPPPGAGTGFLPGLHRCHPLLLPQPRGED from the exons CAGGTATTGGGCCACATGCACCCAGAATGTGACTTCATCACCCAGCTGAGAGAGGATGAGAGTGCCTGTCTACAAGCAGCAGAGGAGATGCCCAACACTACCCTGG GCTGCCCTACGACCTGGGATGGGCTGCTGTGCTGGCCAACGGCAGGCTCTGGCGAGTGGGTCACCCTCCCCTGCCCGGATTTCTTCTCTCACTTCAGCTCAGAGTCAG GGGCTGTGAAACGGGATTGTACTATCACTGGCTGGTCTGAGCCCTTTCCACCTTACCCTGTGGCCTGCCCTGTGCCTCTGGAGCTGCTGGCTGAGGAG GAATCTTACTTCTCCACAGTGAAGATTATCTACACCATGGGCCATAGCATCTCTATTGTAGCCCTCTTCGTGGCCATCACCATCCTGGTTGCTCTCAG GAGGCTCCACTGCCCCCGGAACTATGTCCACACCCAGCTGTTCGCCACTTTTATCCTCAAGGCAGGAGCTGTGTTCCTGAAGGATGCTGCCCTTTTCCACAGCGATGACACTGACCACTGCAGCTTCTCCACTGTAATGGCCATGGGTGAAggggctgggcaggtgggggagagaggag GTTCTATGCAAGGTCTCTGTGGCCGCCTCCCATTTCGCCACCATGACCAACTTCAGCTGGCTGTTGGCAGAAGCCGTCTACCTGACCTGCCTCCTGGCCTCCACCTCCCCCAGCTCAAGGAGAGCCTTCTGGTGGCTGGTTCTCGCTGGCTGGG GGCTGCCCGTGCTCTTCACTGGCACGTGGGTGAGCTGCAAACTGGCCTTCGAGGACATCGC gtgctgggaccTGGACGACACCTCCCCCTACTGGTGGATCATCAAAGGGCCCATTGTCCTCTCGGTTGGG GTGAACTTTGGGCTTTTTCTCAATATTATCCGCATCCTGGTGAGGAAACTGGAGCCAGCTCAGGGCAGTCTCCATACCCAGTCTCAGTATTG GCGTCTCTCCAAGTCGACACTTTTCCTGATCCCACTCTTTGGAATTCACTACATCATCTTCAACTTCCTGCCAGACAATGCTGGCCTGGGCATCCGCCTCCCCCTGGAGCTGGGACTGGGTTCCTTCCAG GGCTTCATCGTTGCCATCCTCTACTGCTTCCTCAACCAAGAG GTGAGGACTGA
- the GHRHR gene encoding growth hormone-releasing hormone receptor isoform X5, with translation MDRRMWGAHVFCVLSPLPTQVLGHMHPECDFITQLREDESACLQAAEEMPNTTLGCPTTWDGLLCWPTAGSGEWVTLPCPDFFSHFSSESGAVKRDCTITGWSEPFPPYPVACPVPLELLAEEESYFSTVKIIYTMGHSISIVALFVAITILVALRRLHCPRNYVHTQLFATFILKAGAVFLKDAALFHSDDTDHCSFSTVMAMGEGAGQVLCKVSVAASHFATMTNFSWLLAEAVYLTCLLASTSPSSRRAFWWLVLAGWGLPVLFTGTWVSCKLAFEDIACWDLDDTSPYWWIIKGPIVLSVGVNFGLFLNIIRILVRKLEPAQGSLHTQSQYWRLSKSTLFLIPLFGIHYIIFNFLPDNAGLGIRLPLELGLGSFQGFIVAILYCFLNQEGFADWAYDADSWADPLTGKLFLSQDSSFHN, from the exons CAGGTATTGGGCCACATGCACCCAGAATGTGACTTCATCACCCAGCTGAGAGAGGATGAGAGTGCCTGTCTACAAGCAGCAGAGGAGATGCCCAACACTACCCTGG GCTGCCCTACGACCTGGGATGGGCTGCTGTGCTGGCCAACGGCAGGCTCTGGCGAGTGGGTCACCCTCCCCTGCCCGGATTTCTTCTCTCACTTCAGCTCAGAGTCAG GGGCTGTGAAACGGGATTGTACTATCACTGGCTGGTCTGAGCCCTTTCCACCTTACCCTGTGGCCTGCCCTGTGCCTCTGGAGCTGCTGGCTGAGGAG GAATCTTACTTCTCCACAGTGAAGATTATCTACACCATGGGCCATAGCATCTCTATTGTAGCCCTCTTCGTGGCCATCACCATCCTGGTTGCTCTCAG GAGGCTCCACTGCCCCCGGAACTATGTCCACACCCAGCTGTTCGCCACTTTTATCCTCAAGGCAGGAGCTGTGTTCCTGAAGGATGCTGCCCTTTTCCACAGCGATGACACTGACCACTGCAGCTTCTCCACTGTAATGGCCATGGGTGAAggggctgggcag GTTCTATGCAAGGTCTCTGTGGCCGCCTCCCATTTCGCCACCATGACCAACTTCAGCTGGCTGTTGGCAGAAGCCGTCTACCTGACCTGCCTCCTGGCCTCCACCTCCCCCAGCTCAAGGAGAGCCTTCTGGTGGCTGGTTCTCGCTGGCTGGG GGCTGCCCGTGCTCTTCACTGGCACGTGGGTGAGCTGCAAACTGGCCTTCGAGGACATCGC gtgctgggaccTGGACGACACCTCCCCCTACTGGTGGATCATCAAAGGGCCCATTGTCCTCTCGGTTGGG GTGAACTTTGGGCTTTTTCTCAATATTATCCGCATCCTGGTGAGGAAACTGGAGCCAGCTCAGGGCAGTCTCCATACCCAGTCTCAGTATTG GCGTCTCTCCAAGTCGACACTTTTCCTGATCCCACTCTTTGGAATTCACTACATCATCTTCAACTTCCTGCCAGACAATGCTGGCCTGGGCATCCGCCTCCCCCTGGAGCTGGGACTGGGTTCCTTCCAG GGCTTCATCGTTGCCATCCTCTACTGCTTCCTCAACCAAGAG GGATTCGCAGACTGGGCCTACgatgcagattcctgggcagaTCCTTTGACTGGCAAGCTCTTCCTCTCTCAGGACTCCAGCTTCCACAACTga
- the GHRHR gene encoding growth hormone-releasing hormone receptor isoform X8: MDRRMWGAHVFCVLSPLPTQVLGHMHPECDFITQLREDESACLQAAEEMPNTTLGCPTTWDGLLCWPTAGSGEWVTLPCPDFFSHFSSESGAVKRDCTITGWSEPFPPYPVACPVPLELLAEEESYFSTVKIIYTMGHSISIVALFVAITILVALRRLHCPRNYVHTQLFATFILKAGAVFLKDAALFHSDDTDHCSFSTVMAMGEGAGQVGERGGSMQGLCGRLPFRHHDQLQLAVGRSRLPDLPPGLHLPQLKESLLVAGSRWLGAARALHWHVGELQTGLRGHRVLGPGRHLPLLVDHQRAHCPLGWGELWAFSQYYPHPGEETGASSGQSPYPVSVLRQNRPGPFLLGDHNIGRMRTPNSQLPCQIER; this comes from the exons CAGGTATTGGGCCACATGCACCCAGAATGTGACTTCATCACCCAGCTGAGAGAGGATGAGAGTGCCTGTCTACAAGCAGCAGAGGAGATGCCCAACACTACCCTGG GCTGCCCTACGACCTGGGATGGGCTGCTGTGCTGGCCAACGGCAGGCTCTGGCGAGTGGGTCACCCTCCCCTGCCCGGATTTCTTCTCTCACTTCAGCTCAGAGTCAG GGGCTGTGAAACGGGATTGTACTATCACTGGCTGGTCTGAGCCCTTTCCACCTTACCCTGTGGCCTGCCCTGTGCCTCTGGAGCTGCTGGCTGAGGAG GAATCTTACTTCTCCACAGTGAAGATTATCTACACCATGGGCCATAGCATCTCTATTGTAGCCCTCTTCGTGGCCATCACCATCCTGGTTGCTCTCAG GAGGCTCCACTGCCCCCGGAACTATGTCCACACCCAGCTGTTCGCCACTTTTATCCTCAAGGCAGGAGCTGTGTTCCTGAAGGATGCTGCCCTTTTCCACAGCGATGACACTGACCACTGCAGCTTCTCCACTGTAATGGCCATGGGTGAAggggctgggcaggtgggggagagaggag GTTCTATGCAAGGTCTCTGTGGCCGCCTCCCATTTCGCCACCATGACCAACTTCAGCTGGCTGTTGGCAGAAGCCGTCTACCTGACCTGCCTCCTGGCCTCCACCTCCCCCAGCTCAAGGAGAGCCTTCTGGTGGCTGGTTCTCGCTGGCTGGG GGCTGCCCGTGCTCTTCACTGGCACGTGGGTGAGCTGCAAACTGGCCTTCGAGGACATCGC gtgctgggaccTGGACGACACCTCCCCCTACTGGTGGATCATCAAAGGGCCCATTGTCCTCTCGGTTGGG GTGAACTTTGGGCTTTTTCTCAATATTATCCGCATCCTGGTGAGGAAACTGGAGCCAGCTCAGGGCAGTCTCCATACCCAGTCTCAGTATTG AGACAGAATAGACCTGGCCCCTTCCTTCTAGGGGATCACAATATTGGAAGGATGAGGACTCCAAACAGCCAGCTCCCATGCCAAATAGAACGATGA
- the GHRHR gene encoding growth hormone-releasing hormone receptor isoform X4, which produces MDRRMWGAHVFCVLSPLPTVLGHMHPECDFITQLREDESACLQAAEEMPNTTLGCPTTWDGLLCWPTAGSGEWVTLPCPDFFSHFSSESGAVKRDCTITGWSEPFPPYPVACPVPLELLAEEESYFSTVKIIYTMGHSISIVALFVAITILVALRRLHCPRNYVHTQLFATFILKAGAVFLKDAALFHSDDTDHCSFSTVLCKVSVAASHFATMTNFSWLLAEAVYLTCLLASTSPSSRRAFWWLVLAGWGLPVLFTGTWVSCKLAFEDIACWDLDDTSPYWWIIKGPIVLSVGVNFGLFLNIIRILVRKLEPAQGSLHTQSQYWRLSKSTLFLIPLFGIHYIIFNFLPDNAGLGIRLPLELGLGSFQGFIVAILYCFLNQEVRTEISRKWHGHDPELLPAWRTRAKWTTPSRSAAKVLTSMC; this is translated from the exons GTATTGGGCCACATGCACCCAGAATGTGACTTCATCACCCAGCTGAGAGAGGATGAGAGTGCCTGTCTACAAGCAGCAGAGGAGATGCCCAACACTACCCTGG GCTGCCCTACGACCTGGGATGGGCTGCTGTGCTGGCCAACGGCAGGCTCTGGCGAGTGGGTCACCCTCCCCTGCCCGGATTTCTTCTCTCACTTCAGCTCAGAGTCAG GGGCTGTGAAACGGGATTGTACTATCACTGGCTGGTCTGAGCCCTTTCCACCTTACCCTGTGGCCTGCCCTGTGCCTCTGGAGCTGCTGGCTGAGGAG GAATCTTACTTCTCCACAGTGAAGATTATCTACACCATGGGCCATAGCATCTCTATTGTAGCCCTCTTCGTGGCCATCACCATCCTGGTTGCTCTCAG GAGGCTCCACTGCCCCCGGAACTATGTCCACACCCAGCTGTTCGCCACTTTTATCCTCAAGGCAGGAGCTGTGTTCCTGAAGGATGCTGCCCTTTTCCACAGCGATGACACTGACCACTGCAGCTTCTCCACT GTTCTATGCAAGGTCTCTGTGGCCGCCTCCCATTTCGCCACCATGACCAACTTCAGCTGGCTGTTGGCAGAAGCCGTCTACCTGACCTGCCTCCTGGCCTCCACCTCCCCCAGCTCAAGGAGAGCCTTCTGGTGGCTGGTTCTCGCTGGCTGGG GGCTGCCCGTGCTCTTCACTGGCACGTGGGTGAGCTGCAAACTGGCCTTCGAGGACATCGC gtgctgggaccTGGACGACACCTCCCCCTACTGGTGGATCATCAAAGGGCCCATTGTCCTCTCGGTTGGG GTGAACTTTGGGCTTTTTCTCAATATTATCCGCATCCTGGTGAGGAAACTGGAGCCAGCTCAGGGCAGTCTCCATACCCAGTCTCAGTATTG GCGTCTCTCCAAGTCGACACTTTTCCTGATCCCACTCTTTGGAATTCACTACATCATCTTCAACTTCCTGCCAGACAATGCTGGCCTGGGCATCCGCCTCCCCCTGGAGCTGGGACTGGGTTCCTTCCAG GGCTTCATCGTTGCCATCCTCTACTGCTTCCTCAACCAAGAG GTGAGGACTGAGATCTCACGGAAGTGGCATGGCCATGACCCTGAGCTTCTGCCAGCCTGGAGGACCCGTGCTAAGTGGACCACGCCTTCCCGCTCGGCGGCAAAGGTGCTGACATCTATGTGCTAG
- the GHRHR gene encoding growth hormone-releasing hormone receptor isoform X1 gives MDRRMWGAHVFCVLSPLPTQVLGHMHPECDFITQLREDESACLQAAEEMPNTTLGCPTTWDGLLCWPTAGSGEWVTLPCPDFFSHFSSESGAVKRDCTITGWSEPFPPYPVACPVPLELLAEEESYFSTVKIIYTMGHSISIVALFVAITILVALRRLHCPRNYVHTQLFATFILKAGAVFLKDAALFHSDDTDHCSFSTVMAMGEGAGQVLCKVSVAASHFATMTNFSWLLAEAVYLTCLLASTSPSSRRAFWWLVLAGWGLPVLFTGTWVSCKLAFEDIACWDLDDTSPYWWIIKGPIVLSVGVNFGLFLNIIRILVRKLEPAQGSLHTQSQYWRLSKSTLFLIPLFGIHYIIFNFLPDNAGLGIRLPLELGLGSFQGFIVAILYCFLNQEVRTEISRKWHGHDPELLPAWRTRAKWTTPSRSAAKGFADWAYDADSWADPLTGKLFLSQDSSFHN, from the exons CAGGTATTGGGCCACATGCACCCAGAATGTGACTTCATCACCCAGCTGAGAGAGGATGAGAGTGCCTGTCTACAAGCAGCAGAGGAGATGCCCAACACTACCCTGG GCTGCCCTACGACCTGGGATGGGCTGCTGTGCTGGCCAACGGCAGGCTCTGGCGAGTGGGTCACCCTCCCCTGCCCGGATTTCTTCTCTCACTTCAGCTCAGAGTCAG GGGCTGTGAAACGGGATTGTACTATCACTGGCTGGTCTGAGCCCTTTCCACCTTACCCTGTGGCCTGCCCTGTGCCTCTGGAGCTGCTGGCTGAGGAG GAATCTTACTTCTCCACAGTGAAGATTATCTACACCATGGGCCATAGCATCTCTATTGTAGCCCTCTTCGTGGCCATCACCATCCTGGTTGCTCTCAG GAGGCTCCACTGCCCCCGGAACTATGTCCACACCCAGCTGTTCGCCACTTTTATCCTCAAGGCAGGAGCTGTGTTCCTGAAGGATGCTGCCCTTTTCCACAGCGATGACACTGACCACTGCAGCTTCTCCACTGTAATGGCCATGGGTGAAggggctgggcag GTTCTATGCAAGGTCTCTGTGGCCGCCTCCCATTTCGCCACCATGACCAACTTCAGCTGGCTGTTGGCAGAAGCCGTCTACCTGACCTGCCTCCTGGCCTCCACCTCCCCCAGCTCAAGGAGAGCCTTCTGGTGGCTGGTTCTCGCTGGCTGGG GGCTGCCCGTGCTCTTCACTGGCACGTGGGTGAGCTGCAAACTGGCCTTCGAGGACATCGC gtgctgggaccTGGACGACACCTCCCCCTACTGGTGGATCATCAAAGGGCCCATTGTCCTCTCGGTTGGG GTGAACTTTGGGCTTTTTCTCAATATTATCCGCATCCTGGTGAGGAAACTGGAGCCAGCTCAGGGCAGTCTCCATACCCAGTCTCAGTATTG GCGTCTCTCCAAGTCGACACTTTTCCTGATCCCACTCTTTGGAATTCACTACATCATCTTCAACTTCCTGCCAGACAATGCTGGCCTGGGCATCCGCCTCCCCCTGGAGCTGGGACTGGGTTCCTTCCAG GGCTTCATCGTTGCCATCCTCTACTGCTTCCTCAACCAAGAG GTGAGGACTGAGATCTCACGGAAGTGGCATGGCCATGACCCTGAGCTTCTGCCAGCCTGGAGGACCCGTGCTAAGTGGACCACGCCTTCCCGCTCGGCGGCAAAG GGATTCGCAGACTGGGCCTACgatgcagattcctgggcagaTCCTTTGACTGGCAAGCTCTTCCTCTCTCAGGACTCCAGCTTCCACAACTga
- the GHRHR gene encoding growth hormone-releasing hormone receptor isoform X3 — protein sequence MDRRMWGAHVFCVLSPLPTQVLGHMHPECDFITQLREDESACLQAAEEMPNTTLGCPTTWDGLLCWPTAGSGEWVTLPCPDFFSHFSSESGAVKRDCTITGWSEPFPPYPVACPVPLELLAEEESYFSTVKIIYTMGHSISIVALFVAITILVALRRLHCPRNYVHTQLFATFILKAGAVFLKDAALFHSDDTDHCSFSTVLCKVSVAASHFATMTNFSWLLAEAVYLTCLLASTSPSSRRAFWWLVLAGWGLPVLFTGTWVSCKLAFEDIACWDLDDTSPYWWIIKGPIVLSVGVNFGLFLNIIRILVRKLEPAQGSLHTQSQYWRLSKSTLFLIPLFGIHYIIFNFLPDNAGLGIRLPLELGLGSFQGFIVAILYCFLNQEVRTEISRKWHGHDPELLPAWRTRAKWTTPSRSAAKVLTSMC from the exons CAGGTATTGGGCCACATGCACCCAGAATGTGACTTCATCACCCAGCTGAGAGAGGATGAGAGTGCCTGTCTACAAGCAGCAGAGGAGATGCCCAACACTACCCTGG GCTGCCCTACGACCTGGGATGGGCTGCTGTGCTGGCCAACGGCAGGCTCTGGCGAGTGGGTCACCCTCCCCTGCCCGGATTTCTTCTCTCACTTCAGCTCAGAGTCAG GGGCTGTGAAACGGGATTGTACTATCACTGGCTGGTCTGAGCCCTTTCCACCTTACCCTGTGGCCTGCCCTGTGCCTCTGGAGCTGCTGGCTGAGGAG GAATCTTACTTCTCCACAGTGAAGATTATCTACACCATGGGCCATAGCATCTCTATTGTAGCCCTCTTCGTGGCCATCACCATCCTGGTTGCTCTCAG GAGGCTCCACTGCCCCCGGAACTATGTCCACACCCAGCTGTTCGCCACTTTTATCCTCAAGGCAGGAGCTGTGTTCCTGAAGGATGCTGCCCTTTTCCACAGCGATGACACTGACCACTGCAGCTTCTCCACT GTTCTATGCAAGGTCTCTGTGGCCGCCTCCCATTTCGCCACCATGACCAACTTCAGCTGGCTGTTGGCAGAAGCCGTCTACCTGACCTGCCTCCTGGCCTCCACCTCCCCCAGCTCAAGGAGAGCCTTCTGGTGGCTGGTTCTCGCTGGCTGGG GGCTGCCCGTGCTCTTCACTGGCACGTGGGTGAGCTGCAAACTGGCCTTCGAGGACATCGC gtgctgggaccTGGACGACACCTCCCCCTACTGGTGGATCATCAAAGGGCCCATTGTCCTCTCGGTTGGG GTGAACTTTGGGCTTTTTCTCAATATTATCCGCATCCTGGTGAGGAAACTGGAGCCAGCTCAGGGCAGTCTCCATACCCAGTCTCAGTATTG GCGTCTCTCCAAGTCGACACTTTTCCTGATCCCACTCTTTGGAATTCACTACATCATCTTCAACTTCCTGCCAGACAATGCTGGCCTGGGCATCCGCCTCCCCCTGGAGCTGGGACTGGGTTCCTTCCAG GGCTTCATCGTTGCCATCCTCTACTGCTTCCTCAACCAAGAG GTGAGGACTGAGATCTCACGGAAGTGGCATGGCCATGACCCTGAGCTTCTGCCAGCCTGGAGGACCCGTGCTAAGTGGACCACGCCTTCCCGCTCGGCGGCAAAGGTGCTGACATCTATGTGCTAG
- the GHRHR gene encoding growth hormone-releasing hormone receptor isoform X2 — translation MDRRMWGAHVFCVLSPLPTQVLGHMHPECDFITQLREDESACLQAAEEMPNTTLGCPTTWDGLLCWPTAGSGEWVTLPCPDFFSHFSSESGAVKRDCTITGWSEPFPPYPVACPVPLELLAEEESYFSTVKIIYTMGHSISIVALFVAITILVALRRLHCPRNYVHTQLFATFILKAGAVFLKDAALFHSDDTDHCSFSTVLCKVSVAASHFATMTNFSWLLAEAVYLTCLLASTSPSSRRAFWWLVLAGWGLPVLFTGTWVSCKLAFEDIACWDLDDTSPYWWIIKGPIVLSVGVNFGLFLNIIRILVRKLEPAQGSLHTQSQYWRLSKSTLFLIPLFGIHYIIFNFLPDNAGLGIRLPLELGLGSFQGFIVAILYCFLNQEVRTEISRKWHGHDPELLPAWRTRAKWTTPSRSAAKGFADWAYDADSWADPLTGKLFLSQDSSFHN, via the exons CAGGTATTGGGCCACATGCACCCAGAATGTGACTTCATCACCCAGCTGAGAGAGGATGAGAGTGCCTGTCTACAAGCAGCAGAGGAGATGCCCAACACTACCCTGG GCTGCCCTACGACCTGGGATGGGCTGCTGTGCTGGCCAACGGCAGGCTCTGGCGAGTGGGTCACCCTCCCCTGCCCGGATTTCTTCTCTCACTTCAGCTCAGAGTCAG GGGCTGTGAAACGGGATTGTACTATCACTGGCTGGTCTGAGCCCTTTCCACCTTACCCTGTGGCCTGCCCTGTGCCTCTGGAGCTGCTGGCTGAGGAG GAATCTTACTTCTCCACAGTGAAGATTATCTACACCATGGGCCATAGCATCTCTATTGTAGCCCTCTTCGTGGCCATCACCATCCTGGTTGCTCTCAG GAGGCTCCACTGCCCCCGGAACTATGTCCACACCCAGCTGTTCGCCACTTTTATCCTCAAGGCAGGAGCTGTGTTCCTGAAGGATGCTGCCCTTTTCCACAGCGATGACACTGACCACTGCAGCTTCTCCACT GTTCTATGCAAGGTCTCTGTGGCCGCCTCCCATTTCGCCACCATGACCAACTTCAGCTGGCTGTTGGCAGAAGCCGTCTACCTGACCTGCCTCCTGGCCTCCACCTCCCCCAGCTCAAGGAGAGCCTTCTGGTGGCTGGTTCTCGCTGGCTGGG GGCTGCCCGTGCTCTTCACTGGCACGTGGGTGAGCTGCAAACTGGCCTTCGAGGACATCGC gtgctgggaccTGGACGACACCTCCCCCTACTGGTGGATCATCAAAGGGCCCATTGTCCTCTCGGTTGGG GTGAACTTTGGGCTTTTTCTCAATATTATCCGCATCCTGGTGAGGAAACTGGAGCCAGCTCAGGGCAGTCTCCATACCCAGTCTCAGTATTG GCGTCTCTCCAAGTCGACACTTTTCCTGATCCCACTCTTTGGAATTCACTACATCATCTTCAACTTCCTGCCAGACAATGCTGGCCTGGGCATCCGCCTCCCCCTGGAGCTGGGACTGGGTTCCTTCCAG GGCTTCATCGTTGCCATCCTCTACTGCTTCCTCAACCAAGAG GTGAGGACTGAGATCTCACGGAAGTGGCATGGCCATGACCCTGAGCTTCTGCCAGCCTGGAGGACCCGTGCTAAGTGGACCACGCCTTCCCGCTCGGCGGCAAAG GGATTCGCAGACTGGGCCTACgatgcagattcctgggcagaTCCTTTGACTGGCAAGCTCTTCCTCTCTCAGGACTCCAGCTTCCACAACTga
- the GHRHR gene encoding growth hormone-releasing hormone receptor isoform X6, protein MDRRMWGAHVFCVLSPLPTQVLGHMHPECDFITQLREDESACLQAAEEMPNTTLGCPTTWDGLLCWPTAGSGEWVTLPCPDFFSHFSSESGAVKRDCTITGWSEPFPPYPVACPVPLELLAEEESYFSTVKIIYTMGHSISIVALFVAITILVALRRLHCPRNYVHTQLFATFILKAGAVFLKDAALFHSDDTDHCSFSTVMAMGEGAGQVLCKVSVAASHFATMTNFSWLLAEAVYLTCLLASTSPSSRRAFWWLVLAGWGLPVLFTGTWVSCKLAFEDIACWDLDDTSPYWWIIKGPIVLSVGVNFGLFLNIIRILVRKLEPAQGSLHTQSQYWRLSKSTLFLIPLFGIHYIIFNFLPDNAGLGIRLPLELGLGSFQGFADWAYDADSWADPLTGKLFLSQDSSFHN, encoded by the exons CAGGTATTGGGCCACATGCACCCAGAATGTGACTTCATCACCCAGCTGAGAGAGGATGAGAGTGCCTGTCTACAAGCAGCAGAGGAGATGCCCAACACTACCCTGG GCTGCCCTACGACCTGGGATGGGCTGCTGTGCTGGCCAACGGCAGGCTCTGGCGAGTGGGTCACCCTCCCCTGCCCGGATTTCTTCTCTCACTTCAGCTCAGAGTCAG GGGCTGTGAAACGGGATTGTACTATCACTGGCTGGTCTGAGCCCTTTCCACCTTACCCTGTGGCCTGCCCTGTGCCTCTGGAGCTGCTGGCTGAGGAG GAATCTTACTTCTCCACAGTGAAGATTATCTACACCATGGGCCATAGCATCTCTATTGTAGCCCTCTTCGTGGCCATCACCATCCTGGTTGCTCTCAG GAGGCTCCACTGCCCCCGGAACTATGTCCACACCCAGCTGTTCGCCACTTTTATCCTCAAGGCAGGAGCTGTGTTCCTGAAGGATGCTGCCCTTTTCCACAGCGATGACACTGACCACTGCAGCTTCTCCACTGTAATGGCCATGGGTGAAggggctgggcag GTTCTATGCAAGGTCTCTGTGGCCGCCTCCCATTTCGCCACCATGACCAACTTCAGCTGGCTGTTGGCAGAAGCCGTCTACCTGACCTGCCTCCTGGCCTCCACCTCCCCCAGCTCAAGGAGAGCCTTCTGGTGGCTGGTTCTCGCTGGCTGGG GGCTGCCCGTGCTCTTCACTGGCACGTGGGTGAGCTGCAAACTGGCCTTCGAGGACATCGC gtgctgggaccTGGACGACACCTCCCCCTACTGGTGGATCATCAAAGGGCCCATTGTCCTCTCGGTTGGG GTGAACTTTGGGCTTTTTCTCAATATTATCCGCATCCTGGTGAGGAAACTGGAGCCAGCTCAGGGCAGTCTCCATACCCAGTCTCAGTATTG GCGTCTCTCCAAGTCGACACTTTTCCTGATCCCACTCTTTGGAATTCACTACATCATCTTCAACTTCCTGCCAGACAATGCTGGCCTGGGCATCCGCCTCCCCCTGGAGCTGGGACTGGGTTCCTTCCAG GGATTCGCAGACTGGGCCTACgatgcagattcctgggcagaTCCTTTGACTGGCAAGCTCTTCCTCTCTCAGGACTCCAGCTTCCACAACTga